Proteins from one Sabethes cyaneus chromosome 2, idSabCyanKW18_F2, whole genome shotgun sequence genomic window:
- the LOC128735399 gene encoding uncharacterized protein LOC128735399, with protein sequence MHKNDAHDCGACDRPNSADVGMVACDACCVWYHYSCARVSPGVENREWRCSPCLSVADTATKKPAKSSMTSLNVPDAVPNESSRALGAVPKKNKEKNPSARSVAPSEKSRRSNVTPKKNPEVPAVTAPTHGEKKSTKACSATARGRAQLALQRLENERLLEELKLQGERERLKEERIRLEKEKQLKEQEHAIKAKELAMREKYLREKLQLEEQIADDDDRSESNASGGIDRTKEWVESQRHQNECDVGENGSKPAVQNQETVHKDIQSILCPSLPKGLHGAGLSANQLAARQIWPKNLPTFSGDPEEWPIFVHSYETANTACGFTDVENIIRLRECLRGPARNAVATKLMFPQSVNAIISTLKRLYGRPEILVKNLLDKVRRVEAPKSERLETLINFGLTVGQLCDHLEAANLQGHLSNPTLLGELVEKLPASIKLEWARFKRLHADPTLKHFGSFMEGLVNDASEVSSPVYLKTTTAKGDKDKPREKGHIYTHEEVSEVQIQNEKRQPCPICEKTDHRVRNCQRFQQMDVAARWEAVKRWNLCEVCLYDHSQWRCRSRFRCNVPNCRVRHHTLLHGPGTEQPRDHQQHVQASECNAHEQTPRSVLFRIIPVTLFGENRKCETFAFLDEGSSLTLIEENLASQIGIRGVPEPLELKWTSSVMRKENFSERVNFEIAGRGMPQRYKLKNAHTIRELNLPKQSLPIEELSRRFTHLQNLPISSYNEAVPKILLGLDNLNLFTPLDRCVGGPGEPIAVKSLLGWSVYGPDGSERTKHVVVNVHDCACGADRELNELVRQQFVLEDIAIGATMQHESVDEKRAREILESTTRFVDGKYETALLFKRDDVQLPNSFPMAMKRLKSFENQLAKDSNLRDSVNQQIIDYTRKGYIHKATKEELAEISGRTAWYLPLGLVTHPKKQKKRLVWDGKAEVEGISLNSQLLKGPDLLVALPSVICKFREKRVGFGGDIREMFLQLRMRTSDKYFQCFLFRFDTRHPPEIYIADVVMFGAACSPCVAQHVLRVNADKWAHEFPSAAAAIIEKTYMDDYYDSADSPAEASELAIQVRTIHARGGFEMRNWVSNSLEVVETLGEGTVFKEPRVLQSSPEDRWERVLGMLWHPESDNLMFSMELGNQLQPYVSGGQRPTKRIALKIIMSLFDPLGLLAPYLIHGRTLIQDVWRSGVQWDEEMRDEESEKWNRWVKLLPDIAKLQIPRCYFGMANPHSYSTLQCHVFTDASENGYGCAVYFRIVDNSKVKCSLVMAKSKVAPLKHISIPRLELEAAMLGARMLKTVLTNHSLTPREIYLWTDSSTVLSWIRSDHKKYKQFVAHRIGEILSLSQAEYWHWVPSKDNVADCLTKWVRDTEPESNSRWFKGPAFLYLNEEEWPKQKVNANTVEELRSCYLLTHISLPASIVDVSRFSKWTILLRTMVCVFRFISNCRLRLAGRPIETIPVTKNQVKLLKCSVVAQKVPLKQEEFQNAERFLWKMVQSEYYPDEVRILVKNRERPIEEWTSIERSSSLYRLSPFIDEWGIVRMDGRTANAVYANFDARFPIILPKDSPITRLLLHHYHCRYGHANKETIVNEIRQRFEISCLRSAVDKAAKNCQNCKIKKCKPLPPRMAPLPEQRLTPHVRPFVYVGIDYMGPLEVAVGRRREKRYVVVFTCLVVRAVHLEVSYDLSTESCIMAIRRFTRRRGSPLHIFTDNGTNFVGASRELKRQIEKIDSDCAGTFTDAQTKWSFNPPSAPHMGGVWERMVRSVKEAMESLDDGRKLTDEILWTTLIETEWLINARPLTYMPQEPTNPEALTPNHFILNGSSGAHEPLEPSADLGKVLRGSFQRSQQLADAAWDRWSKEYFPTINRRTKWLSDARSLKVGDLVYITEGRRRAWIRGIVDEVIRGKHGRIRQAIVTTATGKLKRPAVKLAVMEVGGSSDPPLDPRGGGCSGSTDDGDETLDLQNPVQVRGDSTQNNDHCINH encoded by the coding sequence ATGCATAAGAATGATGCTCACGACTGTGGAGCCTGCGATCGTCCGAACTCCGCCGATGTTGGAATGGTAGCGTGCGACGCGTGCTGTGTATGGTATCACTACTCATGCGCGAGAGTGTCTCCAGGAGTAGAAAACCGTGAATGGAGATGCAGTCCGTGTCTCTCCGTAGCCGATACTGCGACGAAGAAGCCTGCGAAAAGTTCAATGACCTCCTTAAACGTCCCTGACGCTGTCCCGAATGAAAGTTCGAGAGCCCTTGGTGCTGTTCCTAAGAAGAATAAGGAGAAAAACCCGAGTGCCCGCAGTGTGGCGCCAAGCGAGAAGTCGAGAAGAAGTAATGTTACCCCGAAAAAGAATCCGGAGGTGCCTGCTGTAACGGCTCCAACCCACGGCGAAAAGAAATCTACTAAAGCCTGCAGTGCCACTGCGAGGGGTCGAGCACAGCTAGCATTACAACGTTTGGAAAACGAGCGATTACTGGAAGAGCTGAAGTTGCAGGGAGAACGAGAACGGTTGAAGGAAGAACGAATCCGACTAGAAAAGGAGAAGCAGCTCAAAGAGCAAGAGCACGCGATTAAGGCCAAAGAGCTTGCGATGCGAGAAAAATATCTGCGAGAAAAACTCCAGTTGGAAGAACAAATAGCCGATGACGACGACCGGAGTGAATCGAATGCCTCCGGTGGCATCGATAGAACTAAAGAATGGGTAGAAAGTCAGCGACATCAGAATGAGTGCGACGTGGGTGAAAATGGATCAAAACCTGCGGTCCAGAATCAAGAGACTGTTCATAAAGACATTCAGAGTATATTGTGTCCAAGCTTGCCTAAAGGTTTACATGGTGCGGGACTCAGTGCCAATCAATTAGCGGCAAGGCAAATTTGGCCTAAAAATCTTCCCACGTTTTCCGGTGACCCAGAAGAGTGGCCGATATTCGTCCACAGTTACGAGACTGCCAACACCGCTTGCGGGTTCACTGATGTGGAGAATATTATTCGACTTCGAGAGTGCCTCAGAGGCCCTGCGCGAAACGCTGTTGCCACGAAACTTATGTTTCCGCAAAGCGTAAATGCAATCATAAGTACATTGAAACGATTATATGGCAGACCGGAGATACTAGTCAAAAACCTGCTCGACAAGGTTCGTCGAGTGGAAGCACCAAAATCGGAACGACTAGAAACTTTAATCAATTTCGGTTTGACGGTGGGACAGCTTTGCGACCACCTGGAAGCTGCGAACCTCCAGGGGCATCTGTCCAATCCAACACTACTTGGCGAGTTGGTGGAGAAACTGCCCGCGTCTATCAAACTTGAGTGGGCTAGGTTTAAGCGACTTCATGCTGATCCTACGCTGAAACACTTTGGCTCGTTTATGGAGGGGTTGGTGAATGATGCTAGCGAAGTTTCATCCCCGGTTTATTTGAAGACGACCACTGCAAAGGGGGATAAAGATAAACCTCGAGAAAAGGGACATATTTATACTCACGAAGAAGTATCAGAGGTGCAGATCCAAAACGAAAAACGTCAGCCATGCCCTATATGCGAGAAAACTGACCACCGGGTGCGCAACTGCCAGCGTTTCCAGCAAATGGATGTGGCAGCCCGATGGGAAGCCGTCAAACGTTGGAACCTTTGCGAAGTGTGCCTTTATGACCACAGTCAATGGAGATGTCGGTCCAGATTTCGATGCAATGTTCCTAATTGTAGAGTCCGCCACCATACGTTGCTTCATGGCCCAGGAACAGAACAACCACGAGACCATCAGCAACACGTGCAAGCTTCGGAGTGTAACGCTCACGAACAGACGCCAAGATCAGTGCTTTTTAGGATTATTCCTGTAACATTGTTCGGTGAAAACCGCAAATGCGAAACTTTCGCATTCTTAGATGAAGGTTCCTCTTTGACACTAATCGAAGAAAATTTAGCCTCTCAAATTGGAATAAGAGGCGTTCCGGAGCCATTGGAACTAAAGTGGACATCGAGCGTGATGAGGAAAGAGAATTTCTCAGAGCGAGTGAACTTCGAAATTGCCGGTAGAGGTATGCCGCAACGATACAAGTTGAAAAACGCTCATACTATAAGGGAACTTAACTTACCGAAGCAGAGCTTACCAATCGAGGAACTATCTCGGCGGTTTACACATCTTCAAAATCTTCCAATTTCATCTTATAATGAGGCCGTACCGAAAATCCTGCTCGGATTAGACAACCTAAATCTCTTCACACCTTTAGACCGCTGTGTTGGTGGACCAGGAGAACCCATCGCTGTTAAATCATTATTAGGGTGGTCTGTTTACGGGCCAGATGGAAGTGAACGTACGAAGCACGTGGTTGTGAATGTTCACGACTGCGCTTGCGGAGCCGATAGAGAATTAAACGAGTTGGTCCGACAGCAGTTTGTCTTAGAAGATATAGCAATTGGGGCAACGATGCAGCACGAGTCAGTCGATGAGAAGCGTGCTCGTGAAATTTTGGAAAGCACTACCAGATTTGTAGACGGAAAATATGAAACCGCTCTCCTGTTTAAGCGCGATGACGTGCAACTACcaaacagttttcccatggcGATGAAGCGGTTGAAAAGCTTCGAGAATCAGCTCGCGAAAGACAGCAACCTGAGAGACAGCGTCAACCAGCAGATTATCGATTATACGCGAAAGGGGTACATTCACAAAGCAACTAAAGAGGAGCTAGCGGAAATAAGCGGAAGGACAGCTTGGTACCTTCCATTGGGCTTAGTGACGCACccgaaaaagcagaaaaagcgGCTAGTTTGGGATGGCAAGGCTGAGGTGGAGGGGATTTCGCTCAACTCACAACTTTTGAAAGGCCCCGACTTACTAGTTGCACTTCCATCAGTTATATGCAAGTTTCGAGAAAAGCGTGTAGGATTCGGAGGTGACATCCGAGAGATGTTCTTACAATTGCGGATGCGAACGTctgacaaatattttcaatgtttccTCTTTCGCTTTGATACTCGCCACCCTCCAGAAATCTATATCGCTGACGTCGTGATGTTCGGAGCCGCATGTTCACCTTGTGTAGCGCAGCATGTATTGAGAGTAAACGCAGATAAGTGGGCGCACGAATTTCCTTCGGCCGCAGCAGCGATCATAGAAAAAACTTATATGGACGACTATTACGACAGCGCCGATAGCCCCGCTGAAGCATCCGAGCTGGCCATACAAGTGAGAACGATTCACGCTCGTGGGGGGTTTGAAATGAGGAACTGGGTAAGCAACAGCCTCGAAGTTGTGGAAACGCTTGGTGAAGGTACTGTCTTCAAGGAACCGCGTGTTCTGCAGTCATCTCCGGAGGATAGATGGGAACGTGTCTTAGGAATGCTATGGCACCCAGAATcggataatttaatgttctctATGGAATTAGGAAATCAGCTTCAACCGTATGTATCTGGGGGCCAACGTCCGACAAAGCGTATCGCCCTGAAAATTATTATGAGCCTTTTTGACCCTCTCGGGTTGCTGGCGCCGTACCTTATTCACGGCCGGACGTTAATACAGGATGTTTGGAGAAGTGGAGTGCAGTGGGATGAAGAAATGAGAGACGAAGAGAGCGAAAAATGGAATCGCTGGGTGAAACTTCTGCCTGACATTGCGAAACTGCAAATCCCACGTTGCTATTTCGGAATGGCGAATCCCCACTCGTATAGCACATTGCAATGTCACGTTTTCACCGATGCTAGCGAAAATGGCTACGGCTGCGCAGTTTACTTTCGTATTGTAGACAACTCGAAAGTTAAATGCTCGTTGGTCATGGCGAAAAGTAAGGTGGCCCCTCTAAAACACATCTCCATCCCACGATTAGAATTGGAGGCCGCTATGTTGGGAGCTAGAATGCTGAAAACGGTTCTCACAAACCATTCGTTAACACCTCGCGAAATTTACCTCTGGACAGATTCATCAACCGTGCTTTCGTGGATTCGATCGGATCACAAAAAATATAAGCAGTTTGTCGCCCATCGTATCGGCGAGATTTTGTCGCTATCCCAGGCGGAATACTGGCATTGGGTTCCATCTAAGGATAATGTCGCCGACTGCTTGACGAAATGGGTACGAGATACGGAACCAGAGTCGAATAGTAGGTGGTTCAAGGGTCCCGCATTTTTGTATCTCAACGAGGAAGAATGgccaaaacagaaggtcaacgCCAATACCGTAGAGGAGCTACGTTCGTGCTATTTGCTGACTCACATCTCGCTACCTGCAAGTATAGTCGACGTGTCGCGGTTTTCTAAGTGGACGATACTGCTTCGGACGATGGTTTGTGTTTTTCGCTTTATTAGTAACTGCCGTTTACGACTCGCAGGCCGACCAATAGAAACCATTCCCGTGACAAAAAATCAAGTAAAACTATTGAAATGTTCAGTCGTGGCTCAGAAAGTGCCATTAAAGCAGGAAGAATTTCAAAACGCGGAGCGATTTCTATGGAAAATGGTGCAAAGCGAATACTATCCCGACGAAGTTCGAATTCTGGTGAAAAATCGTGAACGGCCAATTGAGGAATGGACGTCCATTGAAAGGTCCAGCTCCTTGTACAGATTATCCCCTTTTATAGACGAATGGGGAATCGTTCGAATGGATGGAAGAACTGCTAACGCCGTCTACGCTAATTTCGACGCGAGATTTCCGATAATTCTGCCAAAAGACAGTCCGATTACACGACTACTACTACATCATTACCATTGTCGTTATGGCCATGCGAATAAAGAAACGATAGTGAACGAAATTCGACAACGGTTTGAAATTTCCTGTCTCCGCTCGGCAGTAGACAAAGCGGCAAAAAACTGCCAAAACTGCAAGATCAAGAAGTGCAAACCCTTACCTCCCCGGATGGCGCCATTACCCGAGCAACGGTTGACGCCACACGTCAGACCCTTCGTTTACGTCGGCATTGACTACATGGGTCCATTGGAAGTAGCGGTTGGCCGACGCAGAGAGAAGAGATACGTCGTCGTCTTCACGTGTCTAGTAGTGCGAGCTGTTCACTTAGAAGTTTCCTATGATTTGTCCACCGAGTCGTGTATTATGGCGATCCGGAGGTTTACACGAAGGAGAGGATCCCCATTGCATATATTTACCGACAATGGCACTAACTTCGTCGGTGCCAGCCGCGAGTTGAAAAGACAAATCGAAAAGATCGATTCAGACTGCGCGGGAACTTTCACCGACGCCCAGACAAAGTGGTCATTTAATCCCCCCTCCGCACCTCACATGGGCGGAGTGTGGGAGAGAATGGTCCGTAGTGTTAAAGAGGCGATGGAATCGTTGGATGACGGACGGAAATTAACCGACGAGATTCTGTGGACTACGCTCATCGAAACGGAGTGGCTGATAAATGCACGACCACTCACTTACATGCCTCAGGAGCCGACCAACCCCGAGGCATTGACACCTAACCACTTTATACTTAACGGTTCTTCCGGTGCTCACGAACCGCTGGAACCCTCGGCAGATTTGGGAAAGGTGCTCCGAGGTAGCTTTCAACGCTCACAACAACTAGCAGATGCTGCCTGGGATCGTTGGTCGAAAGAGTACTTCCCGACAATCAACAGAAGGACGAAATGGCTTAGCGACGCGAGATCTCTGAAAGTCGGAGACCTCGTATATATAACGGAAGGCAGACGAAGGGCGTGGATAAGAGGCATCGTAGACGAAGTCATTCGTGGTAAGCACGGCAGAATTCGGCAAGCGATCGTGACGACTGCGACCGGTAAACTAAAGCGTCCTGCCGTGAAGCTAGCTGTGATGGAAGTCGGTGGATCGTCGGATCCTCCCCTTGATCCACGGGGCGGGGGATGTTCTGGCAGCACGGACGACGGCGATGAGACGCTTGACCTACAGAATCCAGTCCAAGTACGCGGTGACAGCACCCAGAACAATGACCATTGTATTAACCATTAA